Below is a window of 'Nostoc azollae' 0708 DNA.
ACTACCTTCAACATGCATTTGCTGGACATCCAACATAGCTACACTGTCCCATAAAGGACGACTGCGAGCGATCGCGGCGGGAAAAATAGCGTCTATGTCCTGTGTGACGGAAAAAGTCACGCTAATCATGTCTTCGGGTTGAATGTTATTTCTCTTTTCCAGTTCATCCAGTAATTCTGTTACTGCTTCTCGAACTGCTTCTACACTATTTTCTGCAACAGTTGTTGCACCACGAATCGCCCGCATTTGCCATTCCACTTGCAAAATCCTCCT
It encodes the following:
- the aroH gene encoding chorismate mutase, whose amino-acid sequence is MEWQMRAIRGATTVAENSVEAVREAVTELLDELEKRNNIQPEDMISVTFSVTQDIDAIFPAAIARSRPLWDSVAMLDVQQMHVEGSLQRCVRFLIHANLPTSAPIHHIYLRQAAKLRPDWSLPQTLQTSQPVIKTKV